From Hymenobacter sedentarius, a single genomic window includes:
- a CDS encoding ATP-binding protein: protein MRYLLLLALLWLAAAPAVRAQTTPAHRYWEADGDSLRRVLDTQRQDTARLRTLLHMFDVGGYRSAGDFDSLAQERIQLLRRLKRPEAHAFQLYYVDYQLFKTKADLATRLRAVQASVEAFDSVGRPAPGLLGEVGAMFRALNQPEKRIAYFQAKVAQYKTRGARENLAACHHLLGAPLVQRGDYNQAIGHYLRSADLYRTFQRTSQVNELKVVGAQYAEWGNPAKALAYMQQSLAVGATLPPRTGAAFDPYTYRNMAQAYRHLGNDAAALRYANKSLTRGGPTDTIRAYAFQFLIDRAYGLVSKSAVLLDLRRVAEAGPLLVRAQQLADSLKIPFDTPNGYLELDATRARYYAAQGQPARAEQAWLTAYRKARELKIVPLRLAYLRALADFYAQRGQPDPAGRYARLGLALADSLRTQQGAFQVASYEAERAEQVQQQRIAALRLAQVQDAARARRQRLLFFSTLAVLAVLAGLGFVLWRANRQKQRANEQLSQLNEAVTRQKHDLQSQRDQLGTSLTELRATQAQLVQKEKMASLGELTAGIAHEIQNPLNFVNNFSEVSTELVEELQQALAASDTAEAAELAGDVAQNLGKITQHGKRAAAIVKGMLEHSRASTGERTPTDLNQLCDEYLRLAYQGLRAKDKTFNAALKTHFAAGLPLVEAVSGDVGRVLLNLFSNAFYAVQQRQQTGESSYKPTVSVSTKQLDGHVEIRVRDNGTGMSEPVQAKIFQPFFTTKPTGEGTGLGLSLSHDIIAQGHGGSLSAESQVGHGTTFSIALPLNGTAHVAAT, encoded by the coding sequence ATGCGATACCTTCTTTTGCTGGCCTTGCTGTGGCTGGCGGCCGCACCCGCGGTGCGGGCCCAGACCACGCCCGCCCACCGCTACTGGGAAGCCGACGGCGACTCGCTGCGCCGCGTGCTCGACACGCAGCGGCAAGACACGGCTCGCCTGCGCACGCTGCTGCACATGTTCGATGTGGGGGGCTACCGGTCAGCAGGCGACTTTGACTCCTTGGCTCAGGAACGCATCCAGCTGTTGCGCCGCCTGAAGCGGCCCGAGGCCCACGCCTTCCAACTCTATTATGTCGACTACCAGCTATTTAAGACCAAAGCCGACCTCGCCACGCGGCTAAGGGCGGTGCAAGCCTCCGTAGAGGCGTTTGACAGTGTGGGCCGACCGGCGCCGGGACTTTTGGGGGAAGTCGGGGCCATGTTCAGAGCACTCAATCAGCCGGAGAAGCGAATCGCTTATTTTCAAGCCAAAGTGGCTCAGTATAAAACCCGCGGGGCGCGGGAAAATCTGGCCGCTTGCCACCATCTGCTGGGCGCGCCTTTAGTGCAGCGGGGCGACTACAACCAAGCCATCGGCCACTACCTGCGCTCGGCCGACCTCTACCGCACCTTCCAACGGACTTCGCAGGTAAACGAGTTGAAAGTAGTCGGGGCGCAGTACGCGGAGTGGGGCAACCCGGCCAAGGCCCTGGCCTACATGCAGCAGTCGCTGGCCGTGGGCGCGACCCTGCCCCCGCGCACGGGTGCTGCCTTTGACCCGTACACGTACCGCAACATGGCCCAAGCCTACCGTCACCTGGGCAACGACGCGGCCGCCCTGCGCTACGCCAATAAGTCGCTGACGCGCGGCGGGCCGACCGACACCATCCGCGCCTATGCGTTCCAGTTTCTCATTGACCGGGCTTACGGGCTGGTGTCCAAGAGCGCGGTGCTGCTCGACCTGCGCCGCGTAGCCGAGGCCGGGCCCCTGCTGGTGCGGGCGCAGCAATTGGCGGATTCCTTAAAAATCCCTTTTGACACCCCCAACGGCTACTTGGAGCTGGACGCGACCCGGGCCCGCTACTATGCCGCCCAAGGCCAGCCCGCTCGCGCGGAACAAGCCTGGCTCACGGCCTACCGCAAGGCCCGCGAGCTAAAGATTGTCCCGCTCCGTTTGGCCTACCTACGCGCATTGGCTGATTTTTACGCCCAGCGGGGGCAACCGGACCCCGCCGGCCGTTATGCCCGCCTCGGCTTGGCCCTTGCCGATTCGCTCCGCACCCAGCAGGGCGCCTTCCAGGTGGCCAGCTACGAGGCCGAGCGCGCCGAGCAGGTCCAGCAGCAGCGCATCGCGGCCCTGCGCCTGGCCCAAGTGCAGGACGCGGCCCGCGCCCGCCGCCAGCGCCTGCTGTTCTTTTCCACCTTGGCCGTGCTGGCCGTGCTGGCTGGCCTGGGTTTCGTGCTCTGGCGCGCTAACCGTCAAAAGCAGCGGGCCAACGAGCAGCTCAGCCAGCTCAATGAGGCCGTCACGCGCCAGAAGCACGACCTCCAAAGCCAGCGCGACCAACTCGGCACTTCCCTGACCGAGTTGCGCGCGACCCAAGCCCAGCTGGTTCAGAAGGAAAAGATGGCCAGCCTGGGCGAGCTGACCGCCGGCATCGCCCACGAGATTCAGAACCCTTTGAACTTCGTCAACAACTTCTCGGAAGTCAGCACCGAGCTGGTAGAAGAGCTCCAACAGGCACTGGCCGCCAGTGATACCGCTGAGGCGGCCGAGTTGGCGGGCGACGTGGCCCAGAACCTGGGCAAAATCACGCAGCACGGCAAGCGGGCGGCGGCCATCGTTAAGGGCATGCTCGAGCACAGCCGCGCCAGCACCGGCGAGCGCACCCCGACGGACCTCAACCAGCTCTGCGACGAGTATCTGCGCCTAGCCTACCAGGGCCTGCGCGCCAAAGACAAGACCTTCAATGCAGCGCTGAAAACGCATTTTGCGGCGGGCCTGCCACTGGTGGAGGCCGTGAGCGGCGACGTGGGCCGGGTCTTGCTCAACTTGTTTAGCAACGCTTTTTATGCCGTGCAGCAGCGCCAGCAAACCGGCGAAAGCAGTTATAAACCAACCGTATCGGTCAGCACGAAACAGCTGGATGGGCACGTAGAAATTCGGGTGCGCGACAACGGCACGGGCATGAGCGAACCGGTGCAGGCCAAGATCTTCCAGCCCTTCTTCACCACCAAGCCCACCGGCGAGGGCACGGGCTTGGGCCTCTCCTTGAGCCACGACATCATTGCCCAGGGCCACGGCGGGTCGCTCAGCGCGGAGAGCCAAGTAGGCCATGGTACTACCTTCTCCATAGCATTGCCTCTGAACGGGACCGCGCACGTGGCGGCAACCTGA
- a CDS encoding M20/M25/M40 family metallo-hydrolase, with protein sequence MTLLRVSRWLPLAGVLLLVALSLYLANPPRPVPATAPAVVFSAERALREVAVIARRPHSIGTLDHDRVRDYLVQRCRALGLRVTVQDTTVVSGFRGIVTGARVQNVVAYLPGRTPGGPGVLVVSHYDSQPHTPGAGDDGSGVATALETMRALRAGPPLAHDVRWVFTDGEEIGLMGARAYAADTARLRREVGVVLNFEGSGNEGPTLLFEVSPGNGWVVGEFAKAVPGAFGSSLFYEVYRNLPNDTDFTAFRATGLPGLNFAFNGGHSYYHSPVDTPGRLHPGTVQQQGDYMLPAVRHFASIPLVRTPAPDSTFFNPLGSWLVQYDARWDYLLTLVAGLLLAAAAVRARRQGRLRLRGWLGGALAWVGGLLLLGATAWGLTRLVAGAYLQYALFYDHTFYNVRAYHLAFVALGTAVFAAYYAGLLRWLRPDSLTGGALLVLAVLQVLVLVKAPTSGFLLGFPLLFGAAGWALRGSQPAGERVVPSQRAWAWVWVLPAVALLAPGLSILLTTAGLGTLLLGAAFFLAVLLGMLLPVLLPALRRADASGARVHWAVPGLSGLVAIGALVAAHARSTPTADLPQQTQVLYILDADERQAYWVSSLPHADAWTRQFFSAPTFRTMPTLFPGGLLPILHQTAPSLALAAPTVELVADSALPTGRRLRLLVRASRPGVVNLRLQWPRSARLVRVAGQVVPPPPADAKSPAPTGAYATLLYYAPGAAGVQLEIETAGPGAFELVAVDRSLGLPPVPGIQPLPATMIPAPGSGSFTTQVKKGFNL encoded by the coding sequence ATGACCCTACTCCGCGTGTCTCGCTGGTTGCCTCTCGCCGGGGTGTTGCTCTTGGTGGCTTTGTCGCTGTATTTGGCTAATCCGCCACGGCCAGTGCCCGCCACGGCGCCCGCCGTGGTATTTTCGGCAGAACGGGCGCTGCGGGAGGTGGCGGTCATCGCGCGCCGGCCCCACAGCATTGGCACGCTCGACCACGACCGGGTTCGGGACTACCTGGTGCAGCGCTGCCGGGCCCTGGGCCTGCGCGTCACCGTGCAGGACACGACCGTGGTCAGCGGTTTCCGCGGCATCGTGACGGGCGCCCGCGTCCAGAACGTGGTGGCGTACTTGCCCGGCCGCACCCCGGGCGGACCGGGGGTGCTGGTGGTGAGCCACTACGACTCGCAGCCGCACACCCCGGGGGCCGGCGACGACGGCTCGGGCGTGGCCACCGCCCTCGAAACGATGCGCGCCCTGCGCGCGGGACCGCCCCTGGCGCACGACGTGCGCTGGGTCTTCACCGACGGGGAAGAAATTGGCCTGATGGGCGCCCGCGCCTACGCCGCCGACACGGCCCGCCTGCGCCGGGAGGTAGGCGTGGTGCTCAACTTCGAAGGCAGTGGCAACGAGGGCCCCACGCTCCTGTTCGAGGTCAGCCCGGGCAACGGGTGGGTGGTCGGCGAGTTCGCGAAGGCGGTACCGGGGGCCTTTGGCTCGTCGCTCTTCTACGAAGTCTACCGCAACCTGCCCAACGACACCGACTTTACGGCCTTTCGGGCCACGGGCCTGCCGGGCCTCAATTTTGCCTTTAACGGCGGCCACTCGTATTATCACAGCCCGGTCGATACGCCCGGCCGCCTCCATCCGGGAACCGTGCAACAGCAAGGCGATTACATGCTGCCGGCGGTGCGACACTTTGCCAGCATCCCGTTGGTCCGGACGCCGGCCCCCGACAGCACCTTTTTCAACCCCTTGGGCTCGTGGCTGGTGCAGTACGACGCGCGCTGGGACTACTTGCTCACCCTCGTGGCCGGGCTCCTGCTGGCGGCGGCGGCGGTGCGGGCCCGACGGCAGGGCCGCCTGCGGCTGCGGGGGTGGCTGGGCGGGGCCCTGGCTTGGGTGGGCGGCCTGCTGCTGCTCGGGGCCACGGCCTGGGGGCTGACGCGGCTGGTGGCGGGGGCGTATTTGCAGTACGCCCTGTTCTACGACCACACCTTTTACAACGTCCGCGCGTACCACTTGGCCTTTGTGGCGCTGGGCACGGCGGTGTTTGCCGCCTACTACGCCGGCCTGCTCCGGTGGCTGCGGCCCGATTCGTTGACGGGCGGCGCCTTGCTGGTGCTGGCCGTTCTGCAAGTGCTGGTGCTGGTGAAGGCGCCCACCTCGGGCTTTTTGCTGGGCTTCCCCCTGCTGTTTGGGGCGGCGGGGTGGGCGCTGCGTGGGTCCCAACCCGCAGGCGAGCGGGTGGTGCCCTCGCAACGCGCGTGGGCGTGGGTGTGGGTGCTCCCCGCCGTGGCGCTGCTGGCTCCTGGGCTCTCGATTCTGCTGACGACCGCCGGGTTAGGGACCTTGCTGCTAGGCGCTGCGTTTTTTCTGGCGGTCTTGTTGGGCATGCTCCTGCCGGTGCTGCTGCCCGCACTTCGGCGGGCCGATGCGTCGGGCGCGCGGGTGCACTGGGCGGTGCCGGGCCTGAGCGGCCTGGTCGCCATCGGCGCCCTGGTGGCCGCCCACGCCCGCAGCACCCCCACGGCCGACCTCCCGCAGCAAACCCAGGTGCTGTACATCCTGGACGCTGACGAACGGCAGGCCTATTGGGTGAGCAGCCTCCCGCACGCGGATGCGTGGACGCGCCAGTTTTTCTCCGCGCCGACGTTTCGGACCATGCCGACGCTCTTCCCCGGCGGCCTGCTGCCCATATTGCACCAAACAGCCCCGTCCCTGGCCCTGGCCGCCCCCACCGTGGAACTAGTCGCCGATAGTGCCCTGCCAACGGGACGCCGCCTGCGCCTGCTGGTGCGTGCCAGCCGTCCGGGTGTGGTGAACCTGCGCCTGCAGTGGCCCCGGAGCGCACGCCTGGTGCGCGTTGCCGGCCAGGTGGTCCCACCACCACCCGCGGATGCGAAGAGCCCCGCGCCTACCGGCGCTTACGCGACGCTGCTCTACTACGCTCCCGGTGCCGCGGGCGTGCAGCTGGAAATAGAAACGGCCGGGCCTGGCGCATTCGAATTGGTGGCCGTGGACCGCAGCCTGGGCCTGCCCCCTGTTCCCGGAATCCAGCCCCTGCCCGCGACCATGATACCAGCGCCTGGCTCCGGCAGCTTCACGACGCAGGTGAAAAAAGGGTTTAATCTATAA
- a CDS encoding ATP-binding protein yields the protein MFLLLALLWLSAVPAVRAQTPLHPTPSRRYWEANPDSLRRVLDTQHADTARLRTLLHLHEMRGYRSDAELDKLDQELLPLLRRLRRPEAAAFRLERAGYQLAKAGNAPVRALDSLRAAVAVFDRLGWACPLTLSRVAVQLRKLNRPAAQRAYLQAKLAQYQSRGAPVNMAHCHRLLGYYFLNQGDYNHGIGHYLRSADVYRPFNRYNQASELETAGEAYAAWGNPAKALHYLRQGQAVEATLPQRPGYDANAGIYWGMVQAYRRLGNYPAALRHADLALAGNPADTTRSYAAGVPVIQAYGLALKSAVLLDMKRVAEARPLLARAQHLVDSLHLGLFFSNQLELDATWARYYAARHEPARAEAAWLAAYRKACAGKGVPLRLAYLRALADFYARQGRTELAGRYARLGLALADSLSTQQGAFHVAGYEAERAERAQQARIQSLRLAQVQQAFRARRQRLLLWATLAGLAGLAGLGLVLWRANRQKQQANALLHQQKAEIQAQRDQTTRALTDLRATQAQLIQKEKMASLGELTAGIAHEIQNPLNFVNNFSEVSNELMGELEEAQAAGDGEEVAALAADVRQNLGKITQHGQRAAGIVKGMLEHSRTSTGERAPTDLNRLCEEYLHLAYQGLRAKDKSFNAELRIDLAPELPQVRVVSGDVGRVLLNLFSNAFYAVQQRQRTGEAGYRPTVSLATARVNGHVEIRVRDNGPGMSAAVQAKIFQPFFTTKPTGEGTGLGLSLSHDIIAQGHGGSLTVDSQEGQGTTIHLGLPVNGPS from the coding sequence GTGTTTCTTTTGCTTGCCCTGCTGTGGCTCTCAGCCGTTCCGGCGGTGCGGGCCCAGACGCCCCTCCACCCTACGCCCAGCCGCCGCTACTGGGAAGCCAACCCCGACTCGCTGCGCCGGGTGCTCGACACGCAGCACGCCGACACGGCCCGCCTGCGCACCCTGCTGCACCTGCACGAAATGCGCGGCTACCGGTCGGATGCTGAACTCGACAAGCTGGACCAGGAACTGCTGCCGCTGCTGCGCCGGCTGCGGCGCCCCGAAGCCGCCGCTTTTCGCCTGGAGCGCGCGGGCTACCAACTCGCGAAAGCCGGCAACGCGCCCGTCCGCGCGCTCGACAGCCTGCGCGCTGCCGTGGCGGTGTTTGACCGGCTGGGCTGGGCGTGTCCACTCACCTTGTCGCGTGTTGCCGTGCAGCTTAGGAAACTTAATCGTCCGGCAGCGCAACGGGCTTACTTACAAGCCAAGCTGGCCCAGTACCAGTCACGCGGCGCGCCGGTGAACATGGCCCATTGCCACCGGTTGCTGGGGTACTATTTCTTGAACCAGGGCGACTACAACCACGGCATCGGTCATTACCTGCGCTCAGCCGACGTATACCGCCCGTTCAATCGTTATAACCAGGCAAGCGAGTTGGAAACAGCGGGGGAAGCGTACGCCGCGTGGGGCAACCCCGCCAAGGCCCTGCACTACCTGCGCCAGGGGCAGGCCGTGGAGGCCACCTTGCCCCAGCGACCCGGCTACGACGCCAACGCTGGCATTTACTGGGGCATGGTCCAGGCCTACCGCCGGCTGGGCAACTACCCCGCCGCCCTGCGCCACGCGGACCTGGCCCTGGCGGGCAACCCCGCCGATACCACCCGAAGCTACGCGGCCGGGGTGCCCGTTATTCAAGCCTACGGACTAGCCCTCAAAAGCGCCGTGCTGCTCGACATGAAGCGTGTGGCCGAAGCCCGGCCCCTGCTGGCTCGTGCGCAGCACCTAGTCGACTCCTTGCACCTGGGGCTATTTTTTAGCAACCAGTTGGAACTGGACGCGACCTGGGCGCGCTACTACGCCGCCCGCCACGAGCCCGCCCGGGCCGAAGCCGCCTGGTTGGCGGCCTACCGCAAGGCCTGCGCGGGCAAGGGGGTGCCGCTGCGGCTGGCCTACCTGCGCGCGCTGGCCGACTTCTACGCCCGGCAAGGGCGAACAGAGCTGGCCGGGCGCTACGCCCGCCTCGGGTTGGCGCTCGCCGACTCGCTCAGCACCCAGCAAGGCGCCTTTCACGTGGCCGGCTACGAGGCCGAGCGCGCCGAGCGGGCCCAGCAGGCCCGCATCCAAAGCCTGCGCCTGGCCCAGGTGCAGCAGGCGTTCCGGGCCCGACGCCAGCGCCTGCTGCTGTGGGCTACCCTGGCCGGGCTCGCCGGGCTGGCGGGCCTGGGCTTGGTCCTGTGGCGCGCCAACCGGCAAAAGCAGCAAGCCAACGCCCTGCTGCACCAGCAAAAAGCTGAAATTCAGGCCCAGCGCGACCAAACTACCCGGGCGCTCACCGACCTGCGCGCCACGCAAGCCCAGTTGATTCAGAAAGAGAAGATGGCGAGCCTGGGGGAACTGACGGCCGGCATCGCCCACGAGATTCAAAATCCCCTGAACTTCGTCAACAACTTCTCCGAAGTCAGCAACGAATTGATGGGGGAGTTGGAAGAAGCGCAAGCGGCCGGCGACGGGGAGGAAGTGGCCGCCTTGGCCGCCGACGTCCGCCAGAACCTGGGCAAAATCACCCAGCACGGGCAGCGGGCGGCCGGCATCGTCAAAGGCATGCTCGAGCACAGCCGTACGAGCACCGGCGAGCGGGCGCCCACCGACCTCAACCGCTTGTGCGAGGAGTACCTGCACCTGGCCTACCAAGGGTTACGGGCCAAAGACAAGAGCTTCAACGCCGAGCTCCGGATCGACCTGGCGCCGGAGCTGCCCCAGGTGAGGGTGGTGAGCGGTGACGTGGGCCGGGTGCTGCTCAACTTGTTCAGCAACGCCTTCTACGCCGTGCAGCAGCGCCAGCGCACCGGCGAGGCCGGCTACCGGCCCACCGTGAGCCTGGCGACCGCGCGCGTGAATGGGCACGTCGAGATCCGGGTGCGCGACAACGGCCCGGGCATGAGCGCGGCCGTGCAAGCGAAAATCTTCCAGCCCTTCTTCACCACCAAGCCCACCGGGGAAGGCACGGGACTGGGCCTCTCGCTCAGCCACGACATCATTGCCCAAGGCCACGGCGGCTCTTTGACGGTCGACAGCCAAGAAGGCCAGGGCACCACCATCCACCTGGGCCTGCCCGTGAACGGACCCAGCTAA
- a CDS encoding N-acyl-D-amino-acid deacylase family protein, whose protein sequence is MKKQLLFLLLLPVLCTCGHKSQYATIIRNGLLYDGRGGAPFKGDIALNADTIAAMGNLANASADVVVDARGMAVCPGFINMLSQTDEELLVDGRSQSDLRQGVTLEVMGEGSSMGPLNARTKKQLERGQADIKYPIAWTSLGEYLTYLEKKGVSCNVASFVGATTVRLNVVGEDDRAPTAGELDRMRLLVRQAMQEGAMGVSTSLIYAPAFFAKTDELIALCQEAAKYHGMYISHLRSEGNKLEESVEELMTIAKEAHIPAEIYHLKAGGMRNWGKMDGVIRRIEKARAAGLHITANMYTYTAGATGLTACFPPALQDGGFGALRKRLQDPTVRAATVKAMHTDAQDWENFYYGVGNPDNILLLAFKQDSLKKYSGKTLAAVAKIRGTSPEETAMNLVVQDSTRVVTGYFMMNEQNVKKQVALPWMSFGSDAGSMAPEGVFLKSSQHPRAYGNFARVLGKYARDENVMPLQEAIRKLANLPATNLKLQKRGELKVGNFADVLVFDPAKVVDHATFAAPHQYATGMTHVFVNGIQVLKNGEHTGAKPGRFVKGPGYRRK, encoded by the coding sequence ATGAAAAAGCAGCTACTATTCCTGCTTCTGCTACCGGTCCTTTGTACCTGTGGGCATAAGAGCCAATACGCCACCATCATTCGCAACGGCCTGCTCTACGATGGCCGGGGAGGCGCCCCATTCAAAGGGGATATTGCCTTAAATGCCGATACGATTGCCGCAATGGGCAACCTGGCCAATGCCTCGGCCGACGTCGTGGTGGACGCGCGGGGCATGGCGGTCTGTCCGGGCTTCATCAACATGCTGAGTCAAACTGACGAAGAGCTCCTGGTAGATGGTCGCTCGCAAAGTGATCTCCGGCAAGGCGTCACCCTGGAAGTGATGGGCGAAGGCTCGAGCATGGGCCCGCTGAATGCCCGAACGAAAAAGCAACTGGAGCGGGGGCAGGCCGACATCAAATACCCCATCGCGTGGACTTCGCTGGGGGAATACCTGACGTACCTGGAGAAGAAAGGGGTCTCGTGCAACGTGGCGTCCTTTGTCGGGGCCACGACCGTGCGCCTGAACGTAGTGGGCGAAGACGACCGGGCGCCGACGGCGGGGGAGCTGGACCGCATGCGCTTGCTCGTGCGCCAGGCCATGCAGGAAGGGGCCATGGGCGTGAGCACCTCCCTCATCTACGCGCCGGCCTTCTTCGCTAAAACGGATGAGCTGATTGCCTTGTGCCAGGAAGCCGCCAAGTACCACGGCATGTACATCAGCCACCTGCGCAGCGAAGGCAATAAGCTGGAGGAATCGGTCGAGGAGCTCATGACCATTGCCAAAGAGGCCCATATTCCCGCGGAAATTTACCACCTGAAAGCAGGGGGCATGCGCAATTGGGGGAAAATGGACGGGGTCATCCGGCGAATCGAAAAAGCCCGGGCCGCCGGCCTGCACATTACAGCGAATATGTACACGTACACGGCCGGCGCCACCGGCTTGACGGCTTGCTTTCCCCCCGCGCTGCAGGACGGCGGCTTTGGCGCCCTGCGGAAACGACTCCAGGACCCCACGGTTCGGGCCGCGACCGTGAAGGCGATGCATACCGATGCCCAGGATTGGGAGAATTTCTACTACGGCGTTGGCAACCCAGATAACATTTTGTTGCTGGCCTTCAAGCAAGACTCGTTAAAAAAATACAGCGGCAAAACGCTGGCCGCCGTGGCTAAAATCCGCGGCACCTCTCCGGAAGAAACGGCCATGAACCTAGTGGTGCAAGACAGCACGCGAGTGGTCACGGGTTATTTCATGATGAACGAGCAAAACGTAAAAAAACAAGTCGCTTTGCCGTGGATGAGCTTTGGCTCAGACGCCGGTTCCATGGCACCGGAAGGGGTATTTCTAAAATCGAGCCAGCACCCCCGGGCTTACGGCAACTTTGCCCGCGTACTGGGCAAGTACGCGCGGGATGAAAACGTGATGCCGTTGCAGGAGGCCATTCGCAAACTGGCCAACCTGCCGGCGACGAATCTGAAGCTGCAGAAACGAGGCGAATTGAAAGTGGGAAACTTTGCGGATGTCCTGGTCTTTGACCCTGCCAAGGTTGTGGACCACGCCACGTTTGCCGCGCCCCACCAATATGCCACCGGAATGACCCACGTGTTCGTGAATGGCATTCAAGTGCTGAAAAACGGCGAGCACACCGGCGCAAAGCCGGGACGCTTTGTGAAAGGGCCGGGCTATAGGAGGAAGTAA